The Acidobacteriota bacterium genome segment TCGGGGAGGATGGGGAGTTGAAGCCGCTTGAGGATCTCGTGCTTGAGGCGGGCGTCCGGGTTCAGGGCCGCCAGGCGGGGCAGGGCCGAGTCGTTGAAGCGGGAGAGCCCGGGGTCCTGCGCGAGGTACTTCGCCGCCAGTTTCCCGAAGTCCAGGGCGTCCGGGGCGAGGGTGGACGGCGTGGTGTCGGCCCCGGCCGCGTTCTCGCGCTCGTGGTCGAAGCGCAGGCCCAGCTCGTCCTTCAACCGGGTCAGGGATTTCTCCGGGTCGGCGCTGTAGAGCAGGAGGATCTGCCGGCACAGGAGCTGCCGGCGCCGGTCGGAGTCGCCGAGCGCTTCGCGCCACTGCTGGAGGAGGGTGTCCGCCTCGGCGAGCTTGCCCTGGTGCTGGTACAGGAGGCATCGGTAGTAGAAGTGCTCCTCGGAGCCCGGCACCAGCTGGGCCAGCGCGGCCTCGCGGTCGGGGGCCAGGGCGAAGGTCTCCTCGAAGCCCACGGGGCTCTGGGCGCAGAGGGCCCCCGTGAAGACCGGAAGTCCCAGGAGCCAGAACAGGGCGGTGAAGGCAAGGCGGGAAGCGTGGCGCATGACATCCTCCGTTTGGGCGACAGTCGTGGCGGGGGCGCAAGCCTCGACCTCGCGCAGCGCCGCGAAGTCGCAACACCTCGCAAGGAAGCCATGAGGTTTGGGCCGGATCCAGGGCCTCGGAGGGGATCGTCGCTGCGAAACCTCGGAGCCATCCTGTTTTTCCCTGCGGGCTGTCTTGCGCGTCCACGTGTATTGGACACCCATCCGGACGTTTTCACCAGATATTTTTTGCAGGGTTTTTCACCTCCGGTCCTGACCTGGCCGGAAAACGCCTCGATCCCCGCCGGGGGATCAATTTGAATGGACCGATGGGGAGTGCGGCGCGGAGGCTTGCCGGAGCGCCGCTTTGCGACAAGCCCCAGGCGCAAGGCGCGCAGGCCGCCGGAGCGCCGAATTCCCGTCGCCGCCGACCCGTCGTTTCGGCCTCGGGTCCGACCCAATGCCGCCACCCCGCAGGATACGGGTGCCAGGTGTTGGTTAACTTCGCTTCCACCAGTTCGTCGACCGCCCCGTCGCGAACCACGACGAAATCGACCTCGCGGCCGTCCCGGTCGCGCAGGAACGCGAGCTCCCACTCCTCGCCGGTGTAGTCCTCCAGGAAGTCGATCTTCTTCCGCAGGTGCGTGGCGACCAGGTTCTCGAACCGTGCGCCCGGTTGCCGGTCCTCGGGGCAATCAACGTCCAGGTTGTCGTAGAAGTACGCCTTGAAAGGTCCCTGCACGGCCCGGGCCACGTTGACCGAGTAGGGCCGCACCACGAAGACCAGGTACATCCGGCTGAGGATCTCCACCCAGTGGGGAAGATGGGCGACCTGTTACGGCAATCTCCCAATGAAATCCAACCGTCCTTTGCGCACATAGGCCATTCCCGTTTCCACGAATGATCGAAAAAAGCCCGCACAGATCAGACGGTCGAGATCGCCGTACCGTCACAGCCCGCCACGCACCGGCCACACGGAGGAGGAGACCGTTTTTAAGCCCGCCACAGGGGTCAAGACGCCGTCCGACAGCCTCACGTACCAGGCGTACGTTGGCACGTCGGTGTAGGTGGTACTCGTCCACGCGAAGGCCGGGACGCCGGTGAAGGGTGGGCCAGGAGGCCACCCCGGGCCCAAGCTGTGCAACTCGTTTGCGTTGGGCAGCCGCCAGTCTCCCTCGGCCGACCCATCACTCAAGTTGCACTCGCCGCTGTGCAGCGTCTTGGCGGAACTCAAGGCCGCAGTCCATGTCTGCGTACCAAGGCAAGAAGCGTCCTTCAGCCAGATCAGCGCCGTCAGGTTATCGGTGACCGTGCCGTCGCCGTTGTCTGTGAAGCGCACCCCCGTCCACGCCGGCGTGTTGTACCCACCACCGCTCATAGTGGGCACCACGGCTGGATCGATGCCCGCCCGGTACTCACCGTCCTGGCCTGTTCCCGAGCAGGCGATCACGTTGCCCGCCTCATCGTAGCACGTTGTCTGGCCGGTCTTGGCCACGCGCTTCGCCAGCGCGCGCGGCTGCGCTTTGGCCATGATCTCGTCCAGCGTATGCATCGTGCTCCCCGGCCCGCTCGTCGGCTCCGTGAACCCGCTCAGCTTCACGAAGTAGTAGCCCGTCGTCAGCCGCTGGTAGATCTGCTCCAGCGTGTACATCCGCGAGCCGGGATCGGCCGGCCCGGCAACCGGCTCCAGCTCCCCAGCCCGTACGACGCCGGCTGCCGCGAGCAGCAGGCCGATGATCAAACCGATCACGACAACAAACAGGGTTTTGCTGCGCATTGTGAACCTCCCCGGTGCTGTTCCCGGATGCTTGGGTGAATCATCCTGATCCACGTTACCTGTCTCCTGCCACGCAACTCTACCCGAATTTCCCGGCGTTGGTGCGTGGATCCACATTGAGCGGCGAGGTGGGGGTCGTACACCGCGGCTCGCCGGGGATCGTCCCGCACGTTACGGACAGGAAGTCGGTTTTTCGATGATCCGTGGGCATGGGTGGAAAATATTCGGAAATGGGGAAGCAGTCAAGAGAATTCCGAGCTGACAATAGCTTCATCATCGGCCGCCACCTGGGCGTCCCGGAAGCGGAGGTGGACAAGCTCATCCGGCAGTACATCGAATCGACCCGGGTGGACTTCCCGGACCGCCCGGACGTTTTTCCTCCGGGGTTGTAGCGACCGTAGGCCAGGTGCCCTTTGCCACTCGAAGTGTCGTGAGTCCGTTGATCCATTTTCGGCGAATTTGAAGTCTGAGTCAAATCTGCCGCGGCAATTTGCAACTCCAGTCAAGTGATGCCGTCAACGGTGCCCCATTCACTCTTGGACCCATCTTCGACAGTTGGAGACCAACCTAACCCGGATAAACCGGAATGGAACCACGAACCACACGAACCACACGAAAAAGATCGGACAGGAAATCTTTGCCAATATGACAAAAAGTGCACTTTGAAGGTACTACCGCTCAACCTCCAAACCAACGTGTCGAAGATGGGGTCGATATGTTGGAAACGGAACCGGGTTACCCACATTATTACCCAGATAATTGGATCTTACCTACATTCTCCGCCAACGGGCGTTACGTCCCATGCCGAGGCATTCCAGTTGGCCGGCCGCTTTGCGGGCTTTGATCGTCCTCCGGATCAAATCGATACTCACTTCCGGGCAGGCGCGCCGAACGTCCCCCACGCTGAACTCACCCATGACTTGCTGGAGAAAACGATCAACCCTCTCGGTCTTCTCCCCCCGCAGCGAATCGAATGATCCGACTCTTTCGATGAACTCGTCGTAGGCCTTTTTCAAGATGAACAACAGGTAGCCGATGTAGGGCCAGGGATCGTGATTTCCCTCATGCCACCCTTGGGAGCTCTCTTTCAAGGTCTCGTAATACCTCTCCTTGTTTTCTTCGATCAAGCGTTCGAGGCTGATGTAGCGGCCTACTTCGATCCCCAGATGGTAACAGGTCAAAAGTAACAGCAGGCGGGAGACCCGGCCATTTCCGTCCCGAAAGGGGTGAATGCAGAGGAAGTCCAGGTTGAGCGCGGCGATGAGAACAACGGGGGCAATGGCGTGTTCCTTGATTTCTTCCTCCCACAGCGCGAACGCGGACTGCAGGTAACCTGGGGTCTCAACGGGCGAAACACTGCGAAACCGGACCGATTCCCGGCCGTCCGGGTGTTTCTCGATGATGTCCACTGGTTTGTCTTTGTATTGGCCGGCATCCCAGATATCGCCCCGGCAGAGTCGATGAAGTTGTAGCACCGTCTCATTGGAAACCGACAATTTCGCCCCTTGCGTATGGATCAGCTTGAGGGCATCGCGGTACCCGCTCACTTCCTCTTCGCCCCGGTCTTTAAAGGCCGGATGGCCGAAGACCACGGTGCCGACACGGGCCTGGTCGATTTCCACGCCCTCTATCCGGTTCGATGAAACGGTGCTTTGCACCATGGCATGATCTCGTAACAGTTGCAGCCGCTGCGGCGATTGGCGAGTGAACAGTTCCTGCCTGCCCAGGGCCCGGCCGATGTCCGCCACCTGCCAGGAAACGGCCATCGGCACCCGCAATCGGCCATCCCGGATCATTTCCAGCGTTTTCATGTCTCTTCCTTCTTTATCGGATTGGGAGATCTTTCATCGAGATGTACCGAGCCGACTCGCCGCCGGAGCAGGGAGGGAACAGAACATCGCGGTCCTTGGCGCCTTTTCCCCGGGCGATGCGGCTCTCCAGATTGACGTCTACGGATGGCCAGCCGGTTGGTCTGCTCATGGGAAACCTCGGCCAGGATTATAGCAGAAACCGCATGATTCTCGGGAACACATCAGGCCGGAATCAGATTCCGATTGCGACGGCGATACCGATAGTGATTCCGATCGTGGCGGGGGAAACCAAAGGGGGGAGAAGAAAAATCCCGGCGCAAGCCGGGATTTTTATCTGGTGGAGCTAAGGGCCACCGAGAGAATATCGTAAAGCACAAAATAACAGAAAAATACGAGGATTCAAAGAACTGTCATACCCCCAAGCGTACCCCCAAAAACGAGTGCCGCGAAAATCTCGCTGTCTCCTCCGAAGCGTCACGGTCCCGGTGAAGACGTTGGCCAATCCGAAAAATTCAGGAAAAGGACTCCGCAGCATTGACAATGGTTACTCGAGAGTATATTACTTATGAGTATCTCTCTTGGGGGTGACGCATGGAATTTGTCAACCGGGAATACGAACTCGAGTTTCTGCGCCGGATCTACCGCGAGGAGCAATCCCATTTCGTCGTCCTCTACGGCAAACGACGCGTCGGCAAGACCGCACTGATCAAGGAATTCACAAAGGACCTCCCTCACGTCTATTTCCTGGCGGACAAGACGACGGAGAAAATACAACTGCAGACGCTTTCGGAGAAAGTCGGTCTCCTCTTTCGGGACGACTTCCTGTTGTCTCGCGGGTTTGGTTCGTGGCCGGAGTTCTTCCGGTACCTCAAGGGCAAGGGGAAGGTCGTCGTTGTCCT includes the following:
- a CDS encoding Fic family protein; translation: MKTLEMIRDGRLRVPMAVSWQVADIGRALGRQELFTRQSPQRLQLLRDHAMVQSTVSSNRIEGVEIDQARVGTVVFGHPAFKDRGEEEVSGYRDALKLIHTQGAKLSVSNETVLQLHRLCRGDIWDAGQYKDKPVDIIEKHPDGRESVRFRSVSPVETPGYLQSAFALWEEEIKEHAIAPVVLIAALNLDFLCIHPFRDGNGRVSRLLLLLTCYHLGIEVGRYISLERLIEENKERYYETLKESSQGWHEGNHDPWPYIGYLLFILKKAYDEFIERVGSFDSLRGEKTERVDRFLQQVMGEFSVGDVRRACPEVSIDLIRRTIKARKAAGQLECLGMGRNARWRRM
- a CDS encoding DUF1566 domain-containing protein, whose protein sequence is MRSKTLFVVVIGLIIGLLLAAAGVVRAGELEPVAGPADPGSRMYTLEQIYQRLTTGYYFVKLSGFTEPTSGPGSTMHTLDEIMAKAQPRALAKRVAKTGQTTCYDEAGNVIACSGTGQDGEYRAGIDPAVVPTMSGGGYNTPAWTGVRFTDNGDGTVTDNLTALIWLKDASCLGTQTWTAALSSAKTLHSGECNLSDGSAEGDWRLPNANELHSLGPGWPPGPPFTGVPAFAWTSTTYTDVPTYAWYVRLSDGVLTPVAGLKTVSSSVWPVRGGL
- a CDS encoding DUF4143 domain-containing protein; its protein translation is MYLVFVVRPYSVNVARAVQGPFKAYFYDNLDVDCPEDRQPGARFENLVATHLRKKIDFLEDYTGEEWELAFLRDRDGREVDFVVVRDGAVDELVEAKLTNTWHPYPAGWRHWVGPEAETTGRRRREFGAPAACAPCAWGLSQSGAPASLRAALPIGPFKLIPRRGSRRFPARSGPEVKNPAKNIW